The following proteins are co-located in the Halarcobacter sp. genome:
- the clpX gene encoding ATP-dependent Clp protease ATP-binding subunit ClpX: MANKTSTCDFCGKEIKEVKKIFSSETSHICDECITMCSTVLEKEAIQTSKKEFQKGLNVPIKIKEHLDEYVIGQEDAKKVLAVALYNHYKRIDKPIIKNVEIEKSNIMLVGPTGSGKTLLAKSLAKIMDVPFAVADATALTEAGYVGEDVESILSRLLAAADFDLEKAKRGIVYIDEIDKIANKSESATSGRDVSGEGVQQGLLKILEGADVYVPVKGSRKNSTAETVLFDTTHVLFICGGAFVGLRKDTEKEKASVMGFVNGKKEEEIKKEIEPKELINFGLIPEFMGRIPVIAELDKLSKEDLIRVLKEPKNAITKQYEILFELDGVELNFSDSALEEIAEIAVEKDVGARGLRGIIEKIMLPLQYTIPSEENLNSCTITKEYINKEKEIDLVYKKPSEEKLTNKKEISYSDIKK; the protein is encoded by the coding sequence ATGGCGAATAAAACAAGTACCTGTGACTTCTGCGGGAAAGAGATAAAAGAAGTAAAGAAAATATTTAGTAGTGAAACTTCACATATTTGTGATGAATGTATAACAATGTGTTCAACAGTTTTAGAAAAAGAAGCTATACAAACATCTAAAAAAGAGTTTCAAAAAGGGCTAAATGTACCTATAAAAATAAAAGAACACTTAGATGAATATGTAATTGGACAAGAAGATGCAAAAAAGGTATTAGCTGTTGCATTATATAACCATTACAAAAGAATAGACAAACCTATCATAAAAAATGTAGAGATTGAAAAATCAAATATTATGTTAGTTGGACCAACAGGTTCAGGGAAAACACTTTTAGCAAAATCTTTAGCAAAAATCATGGATGTACCCTTTGCAGTTGCAGATGCAACAGCCTTAACTGAAGCTGGTTATGTGGGAGAAGATGTAGAATCTATCCTTTCAAGATTACTTGCAGCTGCTGATTTTGACCTTGAAAAAGCAAAAAGAGGTATTGTATATATCGATGAAATTGATAAGATAGCTAACAAAAGTGAAAGTGCCACAAGTGGTAGAGATGTAAGTGGAGAGGGTGTTCAGCAAGGACTTTTAAAGATTTTAGAGGGTGCTGATGTATATGTTCCTGTAAAAGGAAGTAGAAAAAACTCAACTGCTGAAACTGTTTTATTTGATACTACACATGTCTTATTTATCTGTGGGGGAGCCTTTGTAGGTTTAAGAAAAGATACAGAGAAAGAAAAAGCTTCAGTAATGGGATTTGTTAATGGTAAAAAGGAAGAGGAGATAAAAAAAGAGATAGAGCCAAAAGAGCTTATCAACTTTGGACTTATTCCTGAATTTATGGGAAGAATCCCAGTAATTGCTGAACTTGATAAATTATCAAAAGAGGATTTAATAAGAGTTCTAAAAGAGCCTAAAAATGCCATTACAAAACAATATGAAATCCTTTTTGAATTAGATGGGGTTGAATTAAACTTTAGTGATAGTGCACTTGAAGAGATTGCAGAAATTGCAGTTGAAAAAGATGTAGGAGCTAGAGGCTTAAGAGGTATTATAGAAAAGATAATGCTTCCACTACAATATACTATACCTTCAGAAGAAAACTTAAATTCATGTACAATTACTAAAGAGTATATAAATAAAGAAAAAGAGATAGATTTAGTTTATAAAAAACCTTCAGAAGAAAAACTTACAAACAAAAAAGAGATAAGTTACAGTGATATTAAAAAATAA
- a CDS encoding sigma 54-interacting transcriptional regulator, giving the protein MALMDKSACEGCLTTKELTTLYDIASMMANNYDLKTSLEKSMKILKNSLSLTNCTIHLLEEDDTLNVFASVELSSIQKKLSCYKLGEGVTGMAAEAKEPVVVENIHNDSLFLNKSGKKDFNNLSYVAVPLVIEDVTIGVLGAALTKSTEIGFEDCVRILTIIASIFAQSIYSYQLNNREKERLKELKLYYKMEWDSKVHNFGDIIGDSPKMQQVFQVIQRIAQSDVTVLVRGETGTGKELVAAAIHKRSKRKDEPFIKLNCAAITDTLLESELFGHEKGAFTDARETRKGRFELADGGTLFLDEIGDISASAQVKLLRVLQEREFERVGGSKTIKVNVRLVAATNRNLEKMVEDGEFREDLYYRLNVIPIDLPPVRERGDDIRQLVEFFLERAIKNHKKVVKITDEAMEILMNYPWPGNVRELENTLERIVLMGNEEGINKFDMLLLLPALNDDNLKKGYKTIPMENKTLEEIEKEAIETALENNNFNQSHAAKELGITLRQIGYKIKKYGISNDL; this is encoded by the coding sequence ATGGCATTAATGGATAAATCTGCATGCGAGGGATGTTTAACAACAAAAGAATTAACAACACTTTATGATATCGCTTCGATGATGGCAAATAATTATGATTTGAAAACATCATTGGAAAAATCAATGAAGATTTTAAAAAACTCGCTAAGTCTTACAAATTGTACAATTCACCTCTTAGAAGAGGATGATACTCTTAATGTTTTTGCCTCAGTTGAACTTTCATCAATACAAAAAAAACTTTCATGTTATAAACTAGGAGAGGGTGTTACAGGTATGGCAGCAGAAGCTAAAGAACCTGTTGTAGTAGAAAATATACATAATGATTCACTATTTTTAAATAAATCAGGAAAAAAAGATTTTAATAACCTATCATATGTTGCTGTACCTTTAGTTATAGAAGATGTAACCATTGGGGTATTAGGAGCAGCACTTACAAAAAGTACAGAAATAGGTTTTGAGGACTGTGTTAGAATATTGACAATTATTGCTTCAATATTTGCACAATCAATTTACTCTTATCAACTAAATAATAGAGAGAAAGAGAGATTAAAAGAGTTGAAACTTTATTATAAAATGGAATGGGATTCAAAAGTTCACAACTTTGGAGATATTATTGGAGATAGTCCTAAAATGCAACAGGTATTCCAAGTAATACAAAGAATCGCTCAATCAGATGTTACAGTACTAGTTAGAGGGGAAACTGGTACAGGTAAAGAGTTAGTAGCAGCTGCAATACATAAAAGAAGTAAAAGAAAAGATGAGCCTTTTATTAAACTAAACTGTGCTGCTATTACAGATACATTATTAGAGAGTGAACTATTTGGACATGAAAAAGGTGCATTTACAGATGCAAGAGAAACTAGAAAAGGTAGATTTGAATTAGCAGATGGAGGAACACTATTTTTAGATGAAATAGGTGATATATCTGCATCAGCACAAGTAAAACTTCTAAGAGTTTTACAAGAAAGAGAGTTTGAAAGAGTTGGTGGAAGCAAAACAATAAAAGTAAATGTTAGGCTTGTTGCAGCAACTAATAGAAACCTTGAAAAAATGGTTGAAGATGGAGAGTTTAGAGAGGATTTATACTATAGACTAAATGTTATTCCTATTGATTTACCACCAGTTAGAGAAAGGGGAGATGATATTAGACAATTAGTTGAATTTTTCCTAGAAAGAGCTATTAAAAACCATAAAAAAGTTGTAAAAATAACTGATGAAGCAATGGAGATACTTATGAATTATCCATGGCCAGGGAATGTAAGGGAGCTTGAAAATACTTTAGAAAGAATAGTTTTAATGGGAAATGAAGAGGGGATTAATAAATTTGATATGTTGCTTCTTCTTCCTGCACTTAATGATGATAATCTTAAAAAAGGATACAAAACTATTCCTATGGAAAACAAAACCCTAGAAGAGATAGAAAAAGAGGCAATAGAAACTGCTTTAGAAAATAATAACTTTAATCAATCTCATGCAGCAAAAGAGTTAGGCATTACACTTAGACAAATTGGTTACAAAATCAAAAAATATGGAATATCAAATGATTTATAA
- the nifT gene encoding putative nitrogen fixation protein NifT — protein MAKVMLREDSGVIYFYVAKKDMEETIESLEFDTEENWGGEVELSNGETWWIQPGPKNLPKEEVCKKIAD, from the coding sequence ATGGCAAAAGTAATGCTTAGAGAAGATAGTGGTGTGATATATTTTTATGTTGCAAAAAAAGATATGGAAGAAACAATTGAATCTTTAGAATTTGATACTGAAGAAAACTGGGGTGGAGAAGTTGAACTTTCAAATGGTGAAACTTGGTGGATACAACCAGGGCCTAAAAACTTACCAAAAGAAGAAGTTTGTAAAAAGATAGCTGACTAA
- a CDS encoding SIR2 family protein — translation MDDIIEKLKSGTLIPFLGMGVFEGTIASDGTQLPFDSDSMILALNNGRAMSPRLMYEYSRAAMSLEQRKGREFVVQMTNHIFSSKEYEVPKVYQWLSKFKPKYIIDTTVDDSLQKVYSDCDHFLITGISRITADYDRFIIYKYEVSSSEYKKVEKEELSLDLPILFKPMGSTKPEMNFIISDADFVDWLTEAMGGYAIPPILKDYRKDKEYLFMGVDFSRDTFRMVANEVTIGLKGGFTLLNKEELTKKEDKFIKTHSLENVKMSINEFIDSHGE, via the coding sequence ATGGATGATATTATTGAAAAATTAAAAAGTGGTACCTTAATTCCATTTTTAGGAATGGGTGTCTTTGAAGGTACAATAGCATCTGATGGTACACAATTACCATTTGATAGCGACTCAATGATTTTAGCACTAAATAATGGTAGAGCTATGAGTCCAAGGTTAATGTATGAGTATAGTCGTGCGGCAATGAGCTTAGAACAAAGAAAAGGTAGAGAGTTTGTTGTTCAAATGACAAATCATATCTTTAGTTCAAAGGAGTATGAAGTACCAAAAGTTTACCAATGGTTATCAAAATTTAAACCAAAATATATAATTGATACCACAGTTGATGACTCATTGCAAAAAGTATATAGTGATTGTGACCACTTCTTAATCACAGGGATTTCTAGAATTACAGCAGATTATGACAGATTTATTATTTATAAATATGAAGTATCATCTAGTGAATATAAAAAAGTGGAAAAAGAGGAATTATCATTAGATTTACCAATTCTGTTTAAACCAATGGGTTCAACAAAACCTGAAATGAATTTTATCATTTCAGATGCTGATTTTGTTGATTGGTTAACTGAAGCTATGGGTGGATATGCAATTCCTCCTATATTAAAAGATTATAGAAAAGATAAAGAGTATCTTTTTATGGGAGTTGACTTTTCAAGAGATACTTTTAGAATGGTAGCAAATGAAGTAACTATTGGTCTTAAAGGTGGTTTTACACTTTTAAATAAAGAAGAACTAACAAAGAAAGAGGATAAATTTATCAAAACTCATTCATTAGAAAATGTTAAAATGAGTATTAATGAATTTATAGATAGCCATGGCGAATAA